ACTGAGTCTGCCGGAAGTGGGCGGCTGGTATATGCGCCGTTTCTACAAACCGCTCCAGGGCATGTCTGTGGCCTTGCGTCCCCTCGTCGAACCCATTTGGAAGCCCCTCACTGGTTTTTCTTTGCCCAACAAAGAAGTGATGGATGCGCCCTATGAATTTTACGAGCAGATCGAAGCCCTCGAAAAAGTATTGACGGATAACACCGTTACTTCCGTGCGCCTCGTCACTAACCCAGAGCGAATGGTGATCAAAGAATCCCTGCGCGCCCATGCCTATCTGAGCTTGTACAACGTTTCGACGGATATGGTGGTGGCTAACCGGATTATCCCCGATAGCGTCAATGATCCGTTCTTTGCCAACTGGAAGGAAAATCAGCAGGGCTATAAACAAGAAATTTATGATAATTTCCATCCTCTCCCTGTGAAGGAAGTGCCTCTTTATCAGGAAGAATTGTGTGGTTTGGCCGCCCTGGAACGGCTCAAGGAAACCCTCTATGGCGACGAAGATCCGACCCAGGTCTATTACAAAGAAGACACGGTACGGATGGTGCAAGGGGATGGGGGTTATAGTCTGGAACTCTATCTACCCGGCATTCCTAAAGAGCAAATCCAGCTCAATAAAACCGGTGATGAGCTGAATATTCGCATCGGGAACCACCGCCGTAATCTGGTGCTGCCCCAAGCCTTGGCAGCCTTACAACCATCCGGTGCAAAAATGGAGGAAGATTTCCTCAAGATTAAGTTTGCAGCTTAACGGATCTCCAATAGTCCAATAAATCTAATTAAGCATCAGTGGTCTTTGCGCTCCCTAGAAAAATAAACCTAGGGAGCTTTTTTGTGTAAGGGTCATCCCAAGGAAGATGACGGAGAGACCACCCGATTCTAGGCAGATTATTTTTGGTAAATATTCTTGCGTAAGCCGGCCTATTCTCAAGGAGCCTAGGCACAATGAAAACAAACTGCCCCTTGCCCTAGGATCTGTTCCCATGAAGTTTTGGTTTACGTTTCTACAATCCTTGCCCGAACTCAGTACCACCGACTTTGAATCCCTCAACCGAGATACCAAAGTTGAGCGCCCCGATACATCCCAAAATAGCCTCACTATCAGTTCTCTCACCGGGGCCACCGTGACGCCAGCCCAACTGCCCTTGGGGGGAGCGTTGATTTTTCCAGGGATTCTCGTCACTCTAATTTTTCTCTTTTTGATGAGTATTTGGGCATATACGAGGGTCTATGTCATTACCCCTAATAACGAGGCCTTTGTGCGCACTGGGGGCGTCATTCGCAAGAAAAAAACAGTGATTCTCAATGGTGGCTGTGTTGTGCTGCCTGGCTTCCATGAGCTCACCCGAGTACCCCTACGGGAAATTTCCATTGACGTGGAGCGGACTGGCAATTTGGCAGTGCGGACCCAGGACTATCTCCGGGCGAATATGCGGGTCACGTTTTATGTGTGCATCAACGCCAACGAAGAGGATGTACTGGTTTCTGCCGCAAGACTGTCTAAGCAGGGACGCATTTCGGAAGTAGATATTAAAGAAGCCCTCGAAAAACGGGCCGATGATGCCATCCGAGCGGCAGCGAAACGTAAAAGCATCGCCGAAATTGACTCAGATAAATTGGGCTTTGCTGATGAGGTTTTAAACCTCATCCAACAGGACCTCAAGAAAGTGGGCTTGACCCTCAACAACATCGCCATTTCTGAAATCGAAGAAAGCGATACCTACGATGAAAATAATTTCTTTGATGCCCAGGGGGTACGCTTGCGGACAGAAACCATTCAAAAGTCCATCAAGCAAAAATTAGATGTGGAATTAACGGTTCTCAAGGAAAAGCGGGAACTGGAACTGAATACAAAGGTGGAAATCGAGGAACGGGAGCTGGCGGCGGAACAAAAATCTCTTAAGTTAGCCAAGGCGAAAGAGGAAGCAAAATTAACCCAAGTAAAGGAAATTGAGTTTCTCAAGGCGCAGCAAGCCCAGGAGATCAAAGCTTCTCAGGATCAAGAGCTGGCTAAAATCGAGCGGAACCGGATTCAACAGGAGCAGGCGGTCGAGGAGGAAAAAATTCTTCAGAAACTCTCGATTCAGCAGAACCAAATTACGGCTGATATTACCCTAGAGCAGCAAAATAAAGCCCTAAAAATTGCCATGGCTGGGGCAGAGGAAGAGGCACAAATCGCCCAACAACAGGCGGCGATCGCCATTGCGAATAAAGAGAAAGAACGCCTGGCCGCTGAAGCGGAGCGGATCCAAGCTGAAGAGGCTGTTGCCACTGCGAAAGCCGTCGAACAGGCCAACCGGGAACAACGTCTGGCGATCATTGATGCAGAAAAAGATGCCAATCAGAAGCGCATCGCTGACCAAAACGTGGTGGAAATCGATGTGTTCCGGCGGCGACGTCAGGCAGAAATTGCGCGTCAAGCAGCGGAACTGGAAGCAGACTCAATCCGCACCCTCGCCGAGGCAAATCGCTATAAGGCTTTGGCGGAAGCCCAGGGAAAACAAGCTCTCATTGAGGCCGAAAATGCCCTGAGTAATGCCAACCGCACTGCCGAATTAATTAAGCTGCTATTGCCGACGATCGCCGACCAACTGCCGGAGATGATGCAGGCCCTGGCCCCCCAACCCGGAGTCCTGGGAGATGCGAAAGTCTTTGCTTTTCCGGGGAGCAATGGCGAGGGGAGTGGCCTCGGTGAAATCAATAAATTACTGCTGTCTACCAGTGGTTTATCTCTGATTAATGGCCTCCTGGAGGAAGGAAAACTGGGGAATTTGTTGGCCCAGGTAAAAGGTTTCTTGCAGGATAACAGAGCGGATACTAGCCAGAATGAGATTTTGCAAAATGTCGAAACCCTGTTGGCAGATTTGCAAAAAAAAGCGACTAATCCTCAGGGAAAAACAAATACGCCCCCCACAACCTTCGTGCCTCTCCCGAAAAATCTAGACAGTTCTGAGGGAGCTTGATCTCGCGCTGAACCCAAAAGGCGATCGCCAGTAGTCTGATTGCGCCAACTCCAGGAAGTAATAAGCTAGGATCACAGACGATGTGAATTTAGCGGAATACTGGGCGTGCAATACAGTTGGCAAAAATTGGGGCTTTTATGTGGATTACTCATTTTTCTGGGCAGTTGTGGGGGGAGCCTAGAAAACGTTTTTGCCCCAGACCCAAGCCTCGTGGAACAACAGGAACAATCAGACACCAGCGGTGACGGCGCAACGACCGCCTTGCCGACAGATTTTCCGGAGGAAATCCCCCGTTATCCCGAGGCCCAACTCCTCCAGGTAGAAGGGAACCGTACCACCTGGGCGATCGCCGACAATGTCCAGAGCCTCGAAGCCTTTTATCGCCGCGCCTTTGCCACAGAACCCTGGGAAATCATCACAGCCCCCGCTCCAAACCCCAATGGCCTGTTGGCAATTACTGCCCGCACCCCAGACCTGGAGGTGACCCTTTCATTATCAGAAAGTGCGTCCCCAGCGACCAATGACTCTGAGCAGGCGGTGACGGGAACAACCTTTGTACTGAGTTACCGTCGCCTCGGGGCCGAAACCCCCACCACTCCCGACCCAGCACCGCTAGATAATGCTGATCTATCTGCCCAAATCCAAGATCTCATTGCCCTAGATATTTTTACGGCCTCAGAATTCCAGGCCAATGAAATCATCACCCGGCGTCAATTCGCCCGTTGGCTCCTCAAAGCCCACAATGCCCTCTATGGCGATCGCCCAAACCAACAAATTCGCCTCGCCAACACCACCAGTACCCCCCTCTTTACGGATGTGTCTGCGAACAATCCAGACTTTCCCTATATCCAGGGACTCGCCGAAGCTGGAATTATTCCGTCGAATCTCACCAACGAAACGGTCACCACCTTCCGCCCCGATGCCCCCCTCACCCGGGAAACCCTAATCACCTGGAAAGTCCCCCTCGATCGCCGCCAAGCCTTACCCCAAACAAGCCTCGAAAACATTGCCGAAACCTGGGGGTTTCAAGATGCCACCCAAATCGATACCAGGGCCCTCCAAGCCCTCTATGTCGATTTCCAGAACGGTGACCAAGCCAATGTTCGACGGGTATTTGGCTATACCACCCTTTTTCAGCCCCAGA
The nucleotide sequence above comes from [Synechococcus] sp. NIES-970. Encoded proteins:
- a CDS encoding putative anion transporting ATPase — protein: MRVILMTGKGGVGKTSVAAATGLRCAELGYRTLVLSTDPAHSLADSFDMELGHDPIEVKPNLWGAELDALRELEGNWGAVKRYITEVLQARGLDGVQAEELAILPGMDEIFGLVRMKRHYDEGTYDVLIIDSAPTGTALRLLSLPEVGGWYMRRFYKPLQGMSVALRPLVEPIWKPLTGFSLPNKEVMDAPYEFYEQIEALEKVLTDNTVTSVRLVTNPERMVIKESLRAHAYLSLYNVSTDMVVANRIIPDSVNDPFFANWKENQQGYKQEIYDNFHPLPVKEVPLYQEELCGLAALERLKETLYGDEDPTQVYYKEDTVRMVQGDGGYSLELYLPGIPKEQIQLNKTGDELNIRIGNHRRNLVLPQALAALQPSGAKMEEDFLKIKFAA
- the yqiK gene encoding hypothetical membrane protein, coding for MKFWFTFLQSLPELSTTDFESLNRDTKVERPDTSQNSLTISSLTGATVTPAQLPLGGALIFPGILVTLIFLFLMSIWAYTRVYVITPNNEAFVRTGGVIRKKKTVILNGGCVVLPGFHELTRVPLREISIDVERTGNLAVRTQDYLRANMRVTFYVCINANEEDVLVSAARLSKQGRISEVDIKEALEKRADDAIRAAAKRKSIAEIDSDKLGFADEVLNLIQQDLKKVGLTLNNIAISEIEESDTYDENNFFDAQGVRLRTETIQKSIKQKLDVELTVLKEKRELELNTKVEIEERELAAEQKSLKLAKAKEEAKLTQVKEIEFLKAQQAQEIKASQDQELAKIERNRIQQEQAVEEEKILQKLSIQQNQITADITLEQQNKALKIAMAGAEEEAQIAQQQAAIAIANKEKERLAAEAERIQAEEAVATAKAVEQANREQRLAIIDAEKDANQKRIADQNVVEIDVFRRRRQAEIARQAAELEADSIRTLAEANRYKALAEAQGKQALIEAENALSNANRTAELIKLLLPTIADQLPEMMQALAPQPGVLGDAKVFAFPGSNGEGSGLGEINKLLLSTSGLSLINGLLEEGKLGNLLAQVKGFLQDNRADTSQNEILQNVETLLADLQKKATNPQGKTNTPPTTFVPLPKNLDSSEGA
- a CDS encoding S layer domain protein — protein: MQYSWQKLGLLCGLLIFLGSCGGSLENVFAPDPSLVEQQEQSDTSGDGATTALPTDFPEEIPRYPEAQLLQVEGNRTTWAIADNVQSLEAFYRRAFATEPWEIITAPAPNPNGLLAITARTPDLEVTLSLSESASPATNDSEQAVTGTTFVLSYRRLGAETPTTPDPAPLDNADLSAQIQDLIALDIFTASEFQANEIITRRQFARWLLKAHNALYGDRPNQQIRLANTTSTPLFTDVSANNPDFPYIQGLAEAGIIPSNLTNETVTTFRPDAPLTRETLITWKVPLDRRQALPQTSLENIAETWGFQDATQIDTRALQALYVDFQNGDQANVRRVFGYTTLFQPQKNVTQQEAAIALWYFGYQSDGLSAATVRQNNQTENQTETTPSETPPP